From Cydia splendana chromosome 4, ilCydSple1.2, whole genome shotgun sequence, one genomic window encodes:
- the LOC134789961 gene encoding facilitated trehalose transporter Tret1-like, with product MSFNKNNPNPMGKIMGYLKQLSTEMGGSEQARRGQSDEERLYRQRGPKYARVPSRATLSASTTCTSLATSCGSQGTLAPNYAAIPEQVTTESSSEDEQDSFNKTRRHFQQLRQISLGNEFKYKMEMEIKSEGRKDENLRNSVPFVKQLSLDSNKAKPEFSINGDTAPYAPTTQRIYLWTQLVAAFAVSMGSLIVGFSSGYTSPAFDSMNKTLSIDETQKSWIGGLMPLAALVGGIAGGPMIEMLGRRLTIMGTAIPFFLGWMLIANAINVPMVFAGRVLCGVCVGISSLAFPVYLGETIQPEVRGALGLLPTAFGNTGILLAYLAGAYLTWDMLAFLGAALPVPFFLLMLLIPETPRWYVTKGRPEDAHKALQWLRGKNINIDKEMRDLTRTQVESDRAGGSGLSLLFTKKYLPAVCISLGLMLFQQFSGINAVVFYASDIFKKSGSTIDKNLASIIIGIVNFISTFIATAIIDRLGRKMLLYISSVSMVITLVALGGYFYVLESGADVTSIGWLPLTSLVIYVLGFSVGFGPIPWLMLGEILPSKVRGMAASTATSFNWTCTFIVTTSFKSIDAAINMSGTVWLFAVICMAGLFFVIFFVPETQGKSLEEIEKKLTGGSRIKIRSANATRHIKNDC from the exons ATGAGTTTTAATAAGAATAATCCGAACCCCATGGGGAAGATTATGGGCTACCTCAAACAGCTGTCCACCGAAATG GGTGGAAGCGAGCAGGCCCGTCGCGGGCAAAGTGACGAGGAGCGATTGTACAGGCAACGGGGGCCCAAATACGCCAGGGTTCCTTCTAGAGCAACCCTCTCCGCCTCGACCACATGCACCTCCCTAGCCACTTCATGCGGATCACAAGGGACACTCGCGCCTAACTACGCGGCCATCCCTGAACAGGTTACAACAGAAAGCAGCAGCGAAGACGAACAGGATTCCTTCAACAAGACCCGCAGGCACTTCCAGCAGCTACGCCAGATCAGCCTCGGCAACGAGTTCAAATACAAGATGGAGATGGAAATAAAGAGTGAAGGAAGAAAGGATGAGAACCTGCGCAACTCGGTGCCGTTTGTGAAACAGCTGAGCCTTGACAGTAATAAGGCGAAACCTGAGTTCAGCATCAATGGAGACACCGCTCCGTACGCCCCGACCACTCAGCGCATATATCTGTGGACTCAG CTGGTTGCTGCGTTTGCTGTGTCAATGGGCTCTCTGATTGTCGGTTTTTCATCAGGCTACACTTCACCCGCTTTTGACTCCATGAATAAGACATTGTCAATTGACGAGACCCAG AAAAGTTGGATCGGCGGTCTCATGCCCTTAGCTGCTCTAGTTGGCGGCATCGCCGGGGGTCCTATGATCGAAATGCTAGGCAGAAGATTAACCATAATGGGAACTGCCATCCCCTTCTTCCTTGGCTGGATGCTCATCGCGAACGCAATTAACGTGCCTATGGTGTTCGCCGGCCGGGTACTATGTGGCGTGTGCGTTGGAATTTCCTCCCTTGCCTTTCCTGTATACCTAGGAGAAACCATCCAACCGGAAGTGAGAGGTGCCCTCGGATTACTCCCGACTGCCTTCGGTAACACAGGAATTCTCCTCGCGTATCTTGCTGGAGCGTACCTGACTTGGGACATGCTGGCATTCCTCGGAGCTGCGCTTCCAGTACCATTCTTTTTACTAATGCTTTTGATACCGGAAACACCTCGCTGGTACGTCACCAAAGGACGACCAGAGGATGCTCACAAAGCCCTCCAGTGGTTAAGAGGAAAGAATATTAACATTGACAAGGAAATGAGAGACCTGACCCGGACGCAAGTGGAATCAGACCGGGCCGGCGGCAGCGGCTTGAGCTTGCTATTCACCAAGAAATATTTGCCTGCAGTTTGCATCTCGTTAGGATTGATGCTGTTCCAACAATTCAGTGGAATAAACGCCGTAGTGTTCTATGCCTCAGATATCTTCAAGAAATCCGGCAGTACCATAGACAAGAACTTGGCGTCTATTATAATTGGCATTGTAAATTTCATATCCACTTTCATAGCAACAGCTATTATTGATAGACTGGGTAGGAAGATGCTGCTGTATATCTCATCAGTGTCTATGGTTATCACTTTGGTGGCCCTGGGAGGTTATTTCTACGTGTTGGAATCCGGAGCCGACGTGACCTCGATTGGATGGCTGCCTCTCACGAGTCTCGTCATATACGTGCTCGGATTTTCAGTAGGCTTCGGACCCATTCCATGGCTTATGTTAGGCGAGATCTTGCCATCAAAGGTCCGCGGTATGGCTGCTTCTACGGCGACATCATTCAACTGGACTTGCACATTTATTGTCACCACGTCATTTAAAAGTATTGACGCAGCCATCAACATGTCTGGCACAGTGTGGTTGTTCGCcgtcatttgtatggctggcttattttttgtaatattctTCGTGCCCGAAACACAAGGCAAGAGCTTAGAGGAGATTGAGAAGAAATTGACAGGTGGTTCGCGCATAAAAATACGTAGCGCTAATGCCACCAGACACATTAAGAATGATTGTTAA
- the LOC134789964 gene encoding facilitated trehalose transporter Tret1-like — protein MKILMRADTHYSIAVRSEYEEPKYTFSQVLAAIAVSLGSMVVGFSSAYTSPALVTMQNDTTLNVSEEEASWVGGLMPLAALAGGVIGGPLVDYIGRRKTILFTAPPFFVAWILIATATSVQLVLTGRAICGLCVGIGSLAFPVYLGETIQPEVRGVLGLFPTAIGNIGILLCYTAGKYLNWSQLAYLGAALPVPFFILMLLIPETPRWYVNNNRLEDAKKALQWLRGKNAVIDNEIRDIQLTEAETQDSESTIRELFSKKSMKSICISLGLMAFQQLSGINAVIFYTVKIFKMSGSSVDENLSTIIVGIVNFVSVFIATGLIDRCGRKILLYISSVTMILTLAILGTFFYVRDNMGLDVATLGWLPLTSLMVYLLGFSMGFGPIPWLMMGEILPAKIRGPAASICTAFNWLCTFGVTKSFHNLIDAIGPNGAFWLFGCICFVGLFFVVVCVPETRGKSLEQIENKLTGRPKGRTRRLSSIANIKPLPSGC, from the exons ATGAAGATATTAATGAGAGCGGACACCCATTACAGCATAGCAGTTCGGAGTGAATATGAGGAACCAAAGTATACATTTTCACAG gTACTAGCAGCCATAGCCGTGTCACTGGGATCAATGGTTGTTGGGTTTTCATCGGCTTACACCTCACCAGCTCTCGTCACCATGCAAAATGACACAACATTAAACGTTTCAGAAGAAGAG GCAAGCTGGGTCGGAGGTTTGATGCCACTAGCGGCCTTAGCGGGCGGGGTGATTGGTGGACCTCTCGTCGATTACATCGGCCGCCGCAAAACCATACTCTTCACCGCCCCACCCTTCTTCGTAGCCTGGATCCTTATTGCAACGGCTACAAGTGTCCAATTAGTTCTAACAGGACGTGCCATCTGCGGTCTATGTGTAGGCATCGGATCATTGGCTTTTCCCGTGTATTTGGGTGAAACTATCCAGCCCGAAGTCCGCGGCGTATTAGGACTATTCCCTACCGCTATAGGAAATATCGGTATACTTTTATGCTACACTGCTGGAAAGTATTTaaattggtcgcaactagcgTATTTAGGAGCAGCCCTGCCTGTCCCATTCTTCATTCTCATGCTATTGATCCCGGAGACTCCGCGCTGGTATGTAAATAATAATCGTTTGGAAGACGCTAAAAAAGCTTTACAGTGGCTTCGAGGGAAAAATGCTGTAATAGACAACGAAATCCGAGACATACAACTAACGGAAGCCGAGACGCAAGATTCCGAGTCTACTATTCGAGAGCTATTCAGCAAAAAATCCATGAAGTCCATTTGTATTTCCTTAGGATTAATGGCGTTCCAGCAATTGTCCGGTATTAACGCAGTTATATTTTACactgtaaaaatattcaaaatgtcCGGGAGTTCAGTTGATGAAAATTTGTCAACAATTATAGTAGGAATTGTTAACTTTGTGTCCGTATTTATAGCGACTGGTTTAATTGACCGTTGTGGgagaaaaatacttttatatATTTCTTCCGTAACTATGATACTTACTTTGGCCATTCTTGGCACTTTCTTTTATGTTCGAGATAATATGGGCCTAGATGTCGCGACTTTAGGATGGTTGCCCCTGACTTCGCTCATGGTGTACTTGTTAGGTTTTTCAATGGGATTCGGTCCAATACCTTGGCTAATGATGGGGGAGATTTTGCCAGCAAAAATTAGAGGTCCAGCTGCATCGATCTGTACGGCATTTAATTGGTTATGCACATTCGGTGTGACCAAATCATTCCATAATCTAATAGATGCCATTGGTCCTAATGGTGCGTTCTGGCTATTTGGTTGTATCTGTTTCGTGGGCTTATTCTTTGTGGTAGTGTGTGTGCCTGAAACCCGAGGGAAGAGCCTTGAGCAGATTGAGAATAAGCTCACAGGTAGACCCAAGGGAAGAACACGCAGACTTAGTTCGATAGCTAACATTAAACCTTTGCCAAGTGGTTGCTAG